In one window of Dehalococcoidia bacterium DNA:
- a CDS encoding dihydroorotate dehydrogenase: MNLSVDIAAGKRALTLANPVMVASGTFSYGIEYAKVFDVNRLGAIVSKTTTLRPRAGSPAGGRIDETPAGMLNSIGLQNIGIDKMVRDCVPVWKRWKVPVVVSILGSTVDEYGECAARLENVEGVAGLELNISSPNAQQGGMEFGQDAKSAAAVTIACVRATTLPVIVKLTPNVTDIVSIARACADAGAGALCVINTLQAMTIDVPARRPRITRVFSGLSGPALKPIALRMVWQVSGAVDVPIIGCGGIMTGDDAVEFLLAGATAVQVGTATFRNPLAPLEVLAGIERYMRDEGIDDVRQIIGAARGDR; encoded by the coding sequence ATGAACCTCAGCGTCGATATCGCGGCCGGCAAGCGGGCACTGACGCTCGCCAACCCCGTGATGGTGGCGTCCGGAACGTTCAGCTACGGCATCGAGTACGCGAAGGTGTTCGACGTCAACCGGCTTGGCGCGATCGTCAGCAAGACGACAACCCTGCGTCCCCGCGCCGGCAGCCCCGCCGGCGGCCGCATCGATGAGACGCCGGCGGGCATGCTCAACTCTATCGGCCTCCAAAACATCGGCATCGACAAGATGGTGCGCGACTGCGTGCCCGTGTGGAAACGATGGAAGGTGCCCGTCGTCGTAAGCATCCTCGGCAGCACGGTCGACGAGTACGGCGAGTGCGCGGCGCGTCTCGAGAACGTTGAAGGCGTCGCCGGGCTGGAGTTGAACATCAGCAGCCCCAACGCGCAGCAGGGCGGCATGGAGTTCGGGCAGGACGCGAAGAGCGCCGCGGCTGTCACGATAGCCTGCGTCCGGGCAACGACGTTGCCCGTCATCGTGAAGCTGACGCCGAACGTCACCGACATCGTCTCGATCGCGCGCGCCTGCGCCGATGCAGGTGCCGGTGCGTTGTGCGTGATCAACACGCTCCAGGCCATGACGATCGATGTGCCTGCGCGCAGGCCCCGCATCACGCGCGTGTTCTCGGGATTATCCGGACCGGCGCTGAAGCCGATCGCGCTGCGCATGGTGTGGCAGGTTTCCGGCGCCGTCGACGTGCCCATCATCGGCTGCGGCGGCATCATGACCGGCGACGACGCGGTCGAATTCCTCCTGGCGGGCGCGACGGCGGTGCAGGTCGGCACGGCGACGTTCCGCAACCCGTTGGCGCCGCTCGAAGTGCTCGCCGGCATCGAACGCTACATGCGCGACGAAGGAATCGATGACGTGCGCCAGATCATCGGCGCCGCGCGCGGCGATCGATGA